The Candidatus Kaelpia imicola genome includes the window TTATGGTAATATAGTTAAAATATCTGCTATTAAGGAGTTAGGTATCAAAAAACTTAAAAAGAGTATCTTTAAGTTATTTTTAAAAGAAAAAATAGATCTATCAGTTCCAATTATAACCAATCTAAGGCATTTAGAGAGGGTTAAAAAGGCTCTTAAAGCTCTTAGTAAGGCAATTGATAGTATCTCAGAAGATGTTTATTTTGAGTTGATTACAGAGGATTTAAGGCTATCTTTAAGTTCTCTGTCTTCTATTTTGGGGGTTGAGGTTACTGAAGATGTTTTAGAGACAATATTCTCCCGTTTTTGCATTGGTAAGTAGGTTTTTGGCTCTCCCATAAAAATACCGATAGTGTCAAGAATTTTGGACACTTTCATATTCAAGTTCTTTAGTTTTCTCTTCTGTAATAGAGAATGACATCCCTTTTGATTCTCTAATTCTTTCTGAATATTTTAATATCCCATATACCCAGAGATCTGCACTGCGTTCATTCTTGAAATACCCCTGTGTCTTGATACGGCGTCTTATCTCTTCTAAATCTCTTTCTAAGTGGTTTGTAGTACTTATGAACCTGCGGTCTTCTGCATATTCATAGAATACCAATGTCTTACTAAAATCTTTCTTAAAATGCTTAACCGCTTTTCTCTCGAGTAACTCCCACTTGCTGCAAAAACTGCCGAACCGTATTACCGCTTCCTTTCTTGTTGCTGATTCATATATCTGACTGGCATCGTTTAGCATCTCTTTACGGTGTTTTTTCTTCTGTTCGATATTACTGCATAAGTTTCTCATTTTATGCGTTGAGCACAATTGCCATTTA containing:
- a CDS encoding transposase — protein: DNSLTEFRTKKINDEYKYLMVDGIWVHVKESNGVKNRPIIVVLGIRLDNTKEMLAFKLAAGESEAAVTPMLNDLYRRGLEGRNLKAAASDGAKGIKAAIEMVYPYAKWQLCSTHKMRNLCSNIEQKKKHRKEMLNDASQIYESATRKEAVIRFGSFCSKWELLERKAVKHFKKDFSKTLVFYEYAEDRRFISTTNHLERDLEEIRRRIKTQGYFKNERSADLWVYGILKYSERIRESKGMSFSITEEKTKELEYESVQNS